From the Oncorhynchus keta strain PuntledgeMale-10-30-2019 chromosome 13, Oket_V2, whole genome shotgun sequence genome, the window GTCTGACGTCACTAATGTACCCCTGGCCTGGCAGACCTCTCAACCAACTGTCAGAATAATCTCAAACCataaacaacacagagagacagagagtaattGAGAGAGAAGGGACCCAAGAATTTGGCAACTCATTTGGCATTGATTTGTCCTCTTACTTTAATATGTACTCAGTAATTTGGTGTCCTCTTTAGTTTGATACAGTTTAATATGTACTCAGTAATTTGGTGTCCTCTTTAGTTTGATACAGTTTAATATGTACTGTGTTTTAATTTGGCGTGACATCCTTTTCCATGGTGTTTTAAATATGTCTTTCATCTCCTTCCCCCTCAGGCCATATTTGAGTTGACTCGCGGAGAACAGGACTTGATTGAGGACCTCCAGCTCGCACGCAAGGTTCGTACTTTATTTCAAACCCTCAGAATACATACCAGGCAAACGGATTAAATATGACTAGTTGGCAGCTCTCCTCTACCCATGAAAGCTATAAAAAGCAAGGATTCCATTTCTATCTCACTGAAACCTTTCCTCCAGAGCTATACttagcctctccctctctttctaaacaAACCGTTAGCCGTTGAATGACCGCTTggctctattttctctctcctccaggcgTACCACGACCCCATGCTGAAGCTGAGTATCATGTCGGAGGAGGAGCTGAGCCATATCTTCGGGGACCTGGATGCCTACATCCCCCTCCACGAGGACCTGCTGGCCCAGCTGGCCACAGCCACCGGCCCCGACGGCACCGTGGGACAGATAGGACAAATCGTCGTCAGCTGGGTACGTACAAGGACCTGTGCCCACTCAACTTtgccctctctctatcttcctctacCTGTATAAGTATTTATCTAGCAGGAACCAACGTGTTGAAGATGTCATAAACATGCCCCTTTATGACATGGCGTATCTGTATGTTTATCTAGCAGAGAATGGCCAAAGTGCTAACAGTACGgtacatctctctcccctccagttgCCAGGGCTGAATGCATACCGAGACTACTGCAGTAACCAGGTGGCGGCCAAGGCCCTGTTGGACCAGAAGAAACAGGACCGGAGGGTGCAGGACTTCCTGCAGCGCTGCCTGGAGTCTCCCTTCAGCAGGAAGCTGGACCTGTGGAGCTTCCTTGACATCCCCCGCTCCCGCCTGTTCAAATACCCCCTCCTGCTCAAGGAGATCCTCAAACACACGGCGCCCGAGCACCCTGACACGCCCCACCTGGAGCTAGCGGTGAGTGGAGACGCCCACAAACACTTATGAATACAGCGTTCTGAAACATCAAATATGTCATTGTATCCTATccgtctgtgactataacagtgtgcgtgtgtgtctctccagATCACCATCATCCAGGATGTGTTGTCTGACATCAACATGAAGAAGGGTGAGTCAGAGAGCCAGTACTACATAGACAAGCTGGAGTACCTGGACGACAGGCAAAGAGACCCGCGCATCGACCAGTGCAAGAGTCTGTTGTGTCACGGCGAGCTACGCAACAAGAGCGGAACAGTGAGTTTAgaacacacacgcatatacacacacattataatgcTAAAATATACACACTCGCACTGCAATCCACCTATAGCAATGACTCTTCCCTGGCTCCTTCTAACCCTCACATGCACATACTTGAGCTCTGCACCCCCAAATAAGGCAGTTGGGGCCAAAACTTGGACCTTTTTCCATTAAAAATGAACACATGAATTACATAATCACATGAGAATCTCTACCAATGATAAATCCTcaggaaaataataataatctgttgGCAGATGAGAATGTGAGAAACTATGCCTGAAATGAAACAAAACGTTGGCAAATGATCTGATTTGAATCTTCTTCTTTTTATCTTCTTTCCTTTGTCCTCCAGAAGCTGCATGTGTTCCTGTTCACAGAGCTGTTGGTGATGACCCGGCCTGTGACGCGGAACGAGCACCACTGTTTCCAGGTGTACCGGCAGCCAATCCCGGTGCAGGACCTGGTGCTGGAGGACCTGCAGGATGGAGACGTCAAAATGGGTGGCTCCTTCAGAGGAGCATTCAGTAACTCAGACAAAGGTGAGTCCCTGACCCCTCACCTATGACCTTCCATGTCTATCTAGAGGTTAAAGCCTGTAACTGAAAGTGATGGTTAATTTAACGTCTTGTTCTCTGTTCATCTCCTCAGCCAAGAACATCTTCCGTGTGCGTTTCCATGACCCGTCTCAGGGCCAGTCCCACACGCTGCAGGTCAACGACGTCTTCCACAAGCAGCAGTGGCTCAACTGCCTGCGCAGCGCCATCTCCGTCCACCACCCTGCCGACGTCACCACGCCCGCTTCCTCCCCGGCAGCCGACGCCCACTCTAAGCGGCGCTCCTCCAAAATCTCCTCCATCATCCACACGGAGGAGGCCGACGAGAACTGCCCTTTGACGCCCGCAGGTGCAACGTCCGCCTCCAGTTCGCTATGCGGGGACGAGACCCCCAGTCCCACCTCATCGTCTCCCTCCTCATCGTCTCCCTCCTCCcgctcctcatcctcctcttcatcacCACTATCCTCCCCGTCGCCCAAACACAAAACCAAAAAGGACAAGCGCTCCCTCAGTGCCttagggaagaggaaggagaccATGGTGTAATTAGAGGGGAGAAAATGGACTCCTTGGCGAGCGGACAATATGTTTGTACATAAGGAGGGGGGAGCAGAGTGGGGGGGGGGCTGGGTGTTCCCTCCCTGTGGGACTTTTTatttatgtgtctgtgtgttttattatTACAACAGTATTTTGTGTTACTGTCCCCATTGGCAGCTATTTACTTTACTCTTCCATCCCTCCACTGTTTGGTTCTGTCCACAAAGGGGCTAAGTGCATACCATTCAGTATTCTGGAGAGGCCTGCTTGGCTTTCAGTAATTAGAGAGAAGTTGTGCATATTGTCCTGTTTACTgttcgattttttttttttaaaagttttACTCTCTTTTTTTCAATCTGAACTTACTTGCAGCTCTGTTTAAAACAGCACTGTTTATGGCGCAGTgcttaagggcgctgtactgcagcgccagctgtgccatcagagactctgggttcgcgcccaggctctgtcgtaacaggccgcgaccgggaggtccgtggggcgacgcacaattggcctagcgtcgtccaggttagggagggcttggccggtagggatgtccttgtctcatcacgcaccagtgactcctgtggcgggccgggcgcagtgcacgctaaccaaggttgccaggtgcacggtgtttcctccgacacattggtgcggctggcttccgggttggatgcgcgctgtgttaagaagcagtgcggcttgattgggttgtgtatcggaggacgcatgactttcaaccttcgtctctcccgagcccgtacaggagttgtagcaatgagacaagatggtagctactaaaaacaattggataccacgaaattggggagaaaagggggtcaaATTCAAAACAAACACGTTTTTAAACAGCACTGTTTCTAGCTTTTAGCTGAAGTTATTGAACACTTTGGGGATGTGAGGTGGATAGAAGGGAAGAGTTCCCACAATGGATGAGATACGAAACTGAAAACTATACATTTTGATAAGTCTGATTCGTTGGTGTACTGGAGGACGGGTCTTATTTTTGTACATTCCTAATAACAGATTTTTTTTAATGTTCTGGACACCTTTTTGCATCTACTGCAGTTGATGGCATTCATTTTAATCAAATTGCAGTTTAAtggggggggaaaaaaacatatcAAATGAGATTTTGTTTTACGACAATGTAAAAACAATTTAAACTGAGCCATGTTGGTTTAAAAAGCTGACTCTTCTGAATGAAAATCTATCACTCAATGTAGCAATCTTGCATGGAGTTTTTGACACGGCCACTACCCAGCCACGGTAGTGGCAGGAGCATGTACATACTTGTCTGATGGGTTTGGACCTACTGAGGAGATGACGTATAGCTGAAAGAAACCACAAAGATGGGTTGAGAAGAGCAAAAGAGTATGTTAGAAGAAGATTTAAGAGATGTGGGGAAAAAAAGATGGAAATGTTGAACGTGTTTGAACTGAGAAGTTGGGGTTTTTGTTTTCAAGGTGTGTGTAGCCACTAGCCACGCAATGATGGAGCTCCGAGTGAGTTGGGATGTGGTGCCTTGTCCAAAATGGAGGTTAGAGGCACTGGTCAAAAAGCCAGTGAGAAAAATGTAAAGAAAGACTATGTATGTTTGAGGGTGAAAACAGATGAAGGTGTTGTGAAAGTGTTTTGTAGAAGGAAAATGAGTGTAGAGGGTTTGACTGTTTGAAAAGGGGATGGTAAAGAACTGTACTGAAAAGTGAAGAGCTAGTAAATGGCTGTGATATGACTGCCATGGCCTGTATGTATGTGGTGTAAAAGCATCACAAAAATCTATAATAAAGATCTGTGTAAGAGTTCTATCTGACTTCCTGAGTTACTATCTTTCTATTTTCTTCCAAAAAAATGGACTGAATAACTGTACGTGTCATACATAAACACAATCGTCATCGGCTTTCGGTTGCTGTTTTGGCAACTGTTTTTGAGTTCTCTGAATTGTTTAGATAGTGAATGGCGTGACGACAATGATTACACCATTATGGCATCTCTTAGTCTTGGTTTTAACAGACAAATGACTTAACTTTCCATGGAGCTGTGATGACCCCACTAAACAATGCAGAGCTCATAATTTGGAAATCTTTTCTCAACATTCACCCACATTCCTTCACATGGGCAACTACAAGCAAAAATGTTTCACTTTCAGAGTTACGATGAATTCCTCTTCCCAAACAAACCAGCCCTCGTCCCTCTATCTTATAACAATACAATgtgtttgttacgttacagccttattctaaaatgggtttaattgtttttttcccctcatcaatctacgcacaataccccataatcataaagcaaaaacaggtttttagaaatgtttacaaatttattttaaaaaactaaaaaaacttagcacatttacataagtattcagacccattactcagtactttgttgaagcacctttgacagcaattacagtcttgaatcttcttgggtataatgctacaagcttggcacaacctGTATTtcgtgagtttctcccattcttctctgcagattctctcaagctcttcaggttggatggggagtgtcgctgcatagctattttcaggtctctccagagatgttgggggagggggggggggcagaccacagcacaaaggcaagaaggtagagacaacaatacatcacgtgaagcagccacaactgtcagtaagagtgtccatgattgagtctttgaatgaagagatggagataaaactgtacAGTCTGAGtgtttgcagctcgttccagtcgctagctgcagcgaactgaaaagaggagcgacccagggatgagTGTGCTTTGGGAACCttcaacagaatgtgactggcagaacgggtgttgtatgtggaggatgagggctgcagtaggtatctcagataggccTACAGGGGTTTTATAAACAAGCAACAACCAGTGGATCttgtgacgggtatacagagatgaccagtttacagaggagtatagagtgcagtgatgtgtcctataaggaccATTGGTGGCAagtctgatggccgaatggtaaagaacatctggccactcgagagcaccctcacctgccgatctataaattacgtctccgtaatctagcatgggtaggatggccatctgaatcagggttagtttggcggcagtggtgaaagaggagtgattacgatagaggaaaccaagtctagatttaactttagcctgcagcttagatatgtgctgagagaagaacagtgtaccatctagccatactcccaagtacttgtatgaggtgactacctcaagctctaaaccctcagaggtagtaatcacactggTGATTGctgaggggcattcttcttaccaaaccacattacctttattttggaggtgttcagaacaaggttaagggcagagaaagcttgttggacactaagaaagctctGTTGTGGAGCGTTTAACACCAAATTCGGGGGCAGCTGAGTGTAAGACTCTACCATCTGCACATAAATGGAtaagagagcttcctactgcctgagctatgttgttgatgtaaattgagaagtgCACGGGGCCTAGTATTGCGCcatggggtactcccttggtgacaggtaGTGGCTGAgtcagcagatgttctgactttatacactgcacacTTTGAGaaaggtagttagcaaaccatgccaAAGACCCTCAGAGACAAATACTCCTTAGCCGACCCACAAGAacggaatggtctaccgtatcaaacgctaaggccaagtcaataaaaatagcagcacaacattgcttagaatcaagggcaatggagACATCATTTAGGacttttaaggttgcagtgacataTCCATAGTCTGAGCggagattgcataccagagagaatactatagacatcaagccagtcagttgattattgacaagtttttccaacacttttgataaacagggcaaaatagaaataggcctataacagttaggatcagcttgatctccccctttaaataaaggactgccttccaagcaatgggaacctccccagaaaggagagacaggttaaaaaggtcggagataggcttggcgatgataggggctgCAACCTTAGAAAAAATAatctaaaccatctgaccaagatgtttttttggggtcaagtttcaggagctcctctagcacctcagactcagtgactgcctgcagggagaaactttgtagcggggcaggggacaAAGAGGGATCGGCATCGgggctagtcgcattagaaggggtgggagatgagggaATGTTAGATGGGCAATAAGACATGGCaaagtcaaataggaatcctttGTTCACACATTTAGATATCAATCAAGTGCTTTTTATGAAAGAggagatatacactgagtatactacattttaggaacacctgctttccatgacatagactgaacaGGTGATAGCTATGATCCCTTCTTCATGTTactttttaaatccacttcaattagtgACGGCGaacgggaggagacaggttaaagaaggatttttaagccttgagacaatgtgtcaagaactgcaaagctgctgggtttttcacactcaacagtttcccgtgtgtatcaagaatggtccaccacccaaaggacatccagccaacttgacacaactgtgggaagcattggagtcagaaTGGGCCAGCAAcactctgtggaacgctttcgacaccttgtagaatccatgacccaacgaattgaggctgttctgagagcaaaaggggGAGGTACAACtcaatgttaggaaggtgttcctaatgtttggtatagttagtgtataatgtgtgtgtccAATAATGTGATTGGTAATATAGTGCCAACATAAGTATGGAGTTAAGTTGTGGgctatgggagagagagagagagagagagagagagagagagagagagagagagagagagagagagagagagagagagagagagagagagagagagagagagagagagagagagagagagagagagagagagagagagagagagagagagagagagagagagagagagagagagagagagagagagagagagagagagagagagagagagagagagagagagagagagagagagagagagagagaaataggga encodes:
- the LOC118392425 gene encoding neuroepithelial cell-transforming gene 1 protein-like isoform X2; this encodes MEETNEGPVQSSIPEKQNDRPKRKANKKRKFSVDDETSGESNNNTKSRFDAPVPTSPSGWPGLRRGSSFTFLTPGPQWDFSLKRKIREKDDSDAVSLCSFDFKEPSNKRVRPLGRVSSLANLISPVRNGAVRRFGQTIQSMSFRGDGSGGKTPGVPQKPCSKAVAPTPPKRRNSTLWSETLDVHQKGTFSTKEIKRQEAIFELTRGEQDLIEDLQLARKAYHDPMLKLSIMSEEELSHIFGDLDAYIPLHEDLLAQLATATGPDGTVGQIGQIVVSWLPGLNAYRDYCSNQVAAKALLDQKKQDRRVQDFLQRCLESPFSRKLDLWSFLDIPRSRLFKYPLLLKEILKHTAPEHPDTPHLELAITIIQDVLSDINMKKGESESQYYIDKLEYLDDRQRDPRIDQCKSLLCHGELRNKSGTKLHVFLFTELLVMTRPVTRNEHHCFQVYRQPIPVQDLVLEDLQDGDVKMGGSFRGAFSNSDKAKNIFRVRFHDPSQGQSHTLQVNDVFHKQQWLNCLRSAISVHHPADVTTPASSPAADAHSKRRSSKISSIIHTEEADENCPLTPAGATSASSSLCGDETPSPTSSSPSSSSPSSRSSSSSSSPLSSPSPKHKTKKDKRSLSALGKRKETMV
- the LOC118392425 gene encoding neuroepithelial cell-transforming gene 1 protein-like isoform X3, yielding MEETNEGPVQSSIPEKQNDRPKRKANKKRKFSVDDETSGESNNNTKSRPGLRRGSSFTFLTPGPQWDFSLKRKIREKDDSDAVSLCSFDFKEPSNKRVRPLGRVSSLANLISPVRNGAVRRFGQTIQSMSFRGDGSGGKTPGVPQKPCSKAVAPTPPKRRNSTLWSETLDVHQKGTFSTKEIKRQEAIFELTRGEQDLIEDLQLARKAYHDPMLKLSIMSEEELSHIFGDLDAYIPLHEDLLAQLATATGPDGTVGQIGQIVVSWLPGLNAYRDYCSNQVAAKALLDQKKQDRRVQDFLQRCLESPFSRKLDLWSFLDIPRSRLFKYPLLLKEILKHTAPEHPDTPHLELAITIIQDVLSDINMKKGESESQYYIDKLEYLDDRQRDPRIDQCKSLLCHGELRNKSGTKLHVFLFTELLVMTRPVTRNEHHCFQVYRQPIPVQDLVLEDLQDGDVKMGGSFRGAFSNSDKAKNIFRVRFHDPSQGQSHTLQVNDVFHKQQWLNCLRSAISVHHPADVTTPASSPAADAHSKRRSSKISSIIHTEEADENCPLTPAGATSASSSLCGDETPSPTSSSPSSSSPSSRSSSSSSSPLSSPSPKHKTKKDKRSLSALGKRKETMV
- the LOC118392425 gene encoding neuroepithelial cell-transforming gene 1 protein-like isoform X1; amino-acid sequence: MTDRRERQTRRGSSPSMMRRPERAITIPNQAGRLRMQRRGHRYGYSRLWPGLRRGSSFTFLTPGPQWDFSLKRKIREKDDSDAVSLCSFDFKEPSNKRVRPLGRVSSLANLISPVRNGAVRRFGQTIQSMSFRGDGSGGKTPGVPQKPCSKAVAPTPPKRRNSTLWSETLDVHQKGTFSTKEIKRQEAIFELTRGEQDLIEDLQLARKAYHDPMLKLSIMSEEELSHIFGDLDAYIPLHEDLLAQLATATGPDGTVGQIGQIVVSWLPGLNAYRDYCSNQVAAKALLDQKKQDRRVQDFLQRCLESPFSRKLDLWSFLDIPRSRLFKYPLLLKEILKHTAPEHPDTPHLELAITIIQDVLSDINMKKGESESQYYIDKLEYLDDRQRDPRIDQCKSLLCHGELRNKSGTKLHVFLFTELLVMTRPVTRNEHHCFQVYRQPIPVQDLVLEDLQDGDVKMGGSFRGAFSNSDKAKNIFRVRFHDPSQGQSHTLQVNDVFHKQQWLNCLRSAISVHHPADVTTPASSPAADAHSKRRSSKISSIIHTEEADENCPLTPAGATSASSSLCGDETPSPTSSSPSSSSPSSRSSSSSSSPLSSPSPKHKTKKDKRSLSALGKRKETMV
- the LOC118392425 gene encoding neuroepithelial cell-transforming gene 1 protein-like isoform X4, with translation MVAYDELGSLVPIKRTLQAIDGQNRANKDSEEPSNKRVRPLGRVSSLANLISPVRNGAVRRFGQTIQSMSFRGDGSGGKTPGVPQKPCSKAVAPTPPKRRNSTLWSETLDVHQKGTFSTKEIKRQEAIFELTRGEQDLIEDLQLARKAYHDPMLKLSIMSEEELSHIFGDLDAYIPLHEDLLAQLATATGPDGTVGQIGQIVVSWLPGLNAYRDYCSNQVAAKALLDQKKQDRRVQDFLQRCLESPFSRKLDLWSFLDIPRSRLFKYPLLLKEILKHTAPEHPDTPHLELAITIIQDVLSDINMKKGESESQYYIDKLEYLDDRQRDPRIDQCKSLLCHGELRNKSGTKLHVFLFTELLVMTRPVTRNEHHCFQVYRQPIPVQDLVLEDLQDGDVKMGGSFRGAFSNSDKAKNIFRVRFHDPSQGQSHTLQVNDVFHKQQWLNCLRSAISVHHPADVTTPASSPAADAHSKRRSSKISSIIHTEEADENCPLTPAGATSASSSLCGDETPSPTSSSPSSSSPSSRSSSSSSSPLSSPSPKHKTKKDKRSLSALGKRKETMV